Within Bacillota bacterium, the genomic segment TCTTGCTGTGGGGGCCACCGATCTTCGGAAGTCTGTGGACGGGTTGGCAGCCATAGTCCAGCTAGACTTCCAGTTGGATCCCTTCGAACCATGCCTGTTTGCCTTC encodes:
- a CDS encoding transposase, whose product is MLIGHPRQKVYLAVGATDLRKSVDGLAAIVQLDFQLDPFEPCLFAF